Proteins co-encoded in one Candidatus Korarchaeota archaeon NZ13-K genomic window:
- a CDS encoding carbohydrate kinase family protein, with product MRFVAVGNANVDIKIFVERIPSPDESIEALAATVNAGGAASNFAMAAAKIGVESYVIACLGDDDLGRIYLEALRRCRVNTSGVKMVEGIRTGLVVILNVLGEDRRMIESAGANEELTPSDIFERRELITSADEVHMASVRPEIAESVLELRRDASWDPGMRMIRRYRERIWSLLSKTGKVFLNEREAEALSGETDPVAGISKIAGKGPNEVIVKMGAKGSLAWVEGETYRVDAIPVKVIDTTGAGDIFAAVYLKARRRGYDVGECLRLANAASAIKVSRPSTVDGMPSWDEVQTMRLMFYGK from the coding sequence ATGAGGTTCGTGGCAGTGGGCAATGCGAACGTTGACATAAAGATATTCGTGGAGAGAATACCGAGTCCGGATGAGTCCATAGAAGCCCTGGCAGCCACCGTGAATGCCGGAGGGGCGGCTTCGAACTTCGCAATGGCTGCAGCTAAGATAGGAGTTGAGTCATACGTGATCGCATGCCTGGGGGATGATGACCTGGGGAGAATATACTTGGAGGCCTTGAGACGATGCAGGGTCAATACTTCGGGTGTGAAGATGGTAGAAGGGATCAGGACGGGTTTGGTGGTAATACTCAACGTGCTGGGGGAGGATAGGAGGATGATAGAGAGCGCCGGAGCCAATGAGGAGCTGACACCATCCGATATCTTCGAGAGGAGGGAGCTGATAACATCAGCAGATGAGGTTCACATGGCGAGCGTGAGGCCTGAGATAGCGGAATCAGTCCTCGAGCTCAGGAGGGATGCCTCATGGGATCCGGGAATGAGGATGATAAGGAGGTACAGGGAGAGGATATGGTCCCTGCTCAGCAAGACGGGGAAGGTTTTCCTGAACGAGAGGGAGGCTGAGGCTCTCTCGGGCGAGACAGATCCAGTCGCCGGCATCAGTAAGATAGCGGGGAAGGGCCCGAACGAGGTGATAGTTAAGATGGGGGCGAAGGGCTCCTTGGCCTGGGTTGAGGGCGAGACTTACAGGGTAGATGCGATCCCCGTGAAGGTGATCGACACCACGGGGGCGGGGGACATATTCGCGGCCGTCTACCTGAAGGCCAGGAGGAGGGGCTACGATGTGGGGGAGTGTCTGAGGCTGGCTAACGCCGCATCAGCAATAAAGGTCTCGAGACCGAGTACCGTCGATGGCATGCCAAGCTGGGATGAAGTGCAGACGATGAGGCTGATGTTCTACGGTAAATGA
- a CDS encoding UPF0104 family protein, with product MESQEEIPRIGKKNFLLITVGIALTLPLLMTFDVRSAAERMASMGLTSVALAFASIHLGVLFYNLGWYFLLRRRVPFKDVFLIGWTSLFINLLIPAASTTGEVARVYFVTKRSDITAAEALSSVVAHRVIMIIPFLVSVTLGFSYLVSLGLDGNSLVVAVPITLLALAFYLMYKFSMREDYVRRLIKLLERILRRNLDSLEKSARDYSRSFRHLMSERGLLLITTLCAFLNWLFDMLPIFIYFEALGHKIDPLLGILIYSVSIILILIPIGIPGNMGVREWVMTSLLVLMGLSGGDALALTLASSTITVFLNELIFGLAAYSILVTSQGPGNEGKSF from the coding sequence ATGGAGAGCCAAGAGGAGATCCCCAGGATAGGTAAGAAGAACTTCCTTCTCATAACAGTCGGCATAGCCCTAACGTTACCCCTCCTGATGACCTTCGACGTCAGATCGGCTGCTGAGAGGATGGCATCTATGGGATTGACTTCTGTAGCTCTAGCGTTCGCCTCAATACATCTGGGCGTTCTCTTCTATAACCTAGGATGGTACTTCCTCCTAAGGAGGAGGGTGCCATTTAAGGACGTCTTTCTCATAGGATGGACCAGCCTCTTCATAAACCTGCTGATCCCGGCAGCGTCTACAACCGGGGAGGTGGCTAGAGTATACTTCGTGACCAAGAGATCTGACATAACCGCTGCAGAGGCCTTGTCATCCGTTGTCGCTCACAGGGTTATAATGATAATCCCCTTCTTGGTCAGCGTGACCCTCGGCTTCTCCTACCTGGTGTCGTTAGGGCTGGACGGTAATAGCTTGGTGGTGGCGGTACCGATAACGCTCCTGGCACTGGCTTTCTATCTTATGTACAAATTCAGCATGAGGGAGGATTACGTGAGGAGGCTCATAAAATTGCTTGAGAGAATCCTGAGGAGAAACCTTGACAGTCTCGAGAAATCGGCTAGAGATTACTCGAGATCCTTCAGACATCTGATGTCCGAGAGAGGACTGCTCCTGATCACGACACTCTGTGCTTTCCTGAATTGGCTATTCGATATGTTGCCGATATTCATCTACTTTGAGGCCCTGGGACATAAAATAGATCCCCTTTTAGGCATTTTAATATACTCGGTCTCCATAATCCTGATACTGATCCCGATTGGGATCCCCGGGAACATGGGGGTAAGGGAGTGGGTCATGACCAGCCTTTTGGTGCTCATGGGTCTGAGCGGTGGCGATGCCTTGGCTCTCACGCTAGCCTCATCAACGATAACCGTCTTCTTGAACGAGCTGATCTTCGGCTTAGCGGCCTACTCCATCCTAGTAACCTCACAGGGCCCCGGGAATGAGGGCAAGAGTTTTTAA